One bacterium DNA segment encodes these proteins:
- a CDS encoding DUF3048 domain-containing protein, whose translation MPRKNLLVVAVWLVLSVACGGGEDAVPSTAPSDTTTQVSGDAGTSTSDPGSGSEPAGEAGTGPEAGTAATTTGEDAQDAGATTGATTGATTGATTDGGTEPDGTGATTTAGTSEPTDTPETEDTSPSTTVYSGPVSPVSGLPVASSSLVDRKLIAVKVDNHWNSRPQSGIQEADAVFELVVEAGITRFIALFHNSDSAWVGPVRSLRPTDSTLIKPLNGALTISGGQSWIVGKSLVPLIGDMGPPLTDRWNERKAPHNLYADTAEARRIAADRRLDQSPPPTLFNRGPSTASPMDVATYIFLDWTDTTDVVWHWDGTQYLRSVEGVPHQLIAQDGTTTQIAADVLVVLMAERYTACPSGDGSCVPAWHTTGENRAVVFAEGLAQEGRWSRADNGDWFTLTGSGGEPVTMPAGLTWIMIYPETAELVW comes from the coding sequence ATGCCCCGAAAGAACCTCCTGGTCGTGGCTGTCTGGCTGGTGCTCTCCGTCGCCTGTGGCGGTGGCGAGGACGCCGTTCCCTCGACCGCCCCCTCCGACACGACCACCCAGGTCAGCGGGGACGCCGGCACCTCCACATCCGACCCGGGATCCGGTAGCGAGCCGGCCGGGGAGGCGGGGACGGGGCCGGAGGCGGGGACCGCCGCCACCACGACCGGGGAGGACGCCCAGGACGCCGGCGCCACCACCGGCGCCACCACGGGAGCCACCACGGGAGCCACCACCGATGGGGGTACCGAGCCGGACGGAACGGGCGCCACGACCACCGCGGGGACCTCGGAGCCCACCGATACCCCGGAGACCGAAGACACCTCCCCCTCGACCACCGTCTATTCCGGCCCGGTGTCGCCGGTCAGCGGTCTGCCCGTCGCGTCTTCCTCCCTGGTGGATCGCAAGCTGATCGCCGTCAAGGTCGACAACCACTGGAACTCACGGCCCCAGTCCGGAATCCAGGAGGCCGACGCGGTGTTCGAGCTGGTCGTGGAGGCAGGGATCACCAGGTTCATCGCTCTGTTCCATAACAGCGACTCCGCGTGGGTGGGCCCGGTGCGGTCGCTCCGTCCCACGGACTCGACCCTGATCAAGCCGCTCAACGGGGCGCTGACCATCAGCGGAGGCCAGTCGTGGATAGTCGGCAAGTCACTCGTACCGTTGATCGGAGACATGGGACCGCCCCTGACCGACCGCTGGAATGAGCGCAAGGCGCCCCACAACCTCTACGCCGACACCGCCGAGGCCCGCCGGATCGCAGCGGACCGGCGCCTCGACCAGAGCCCTCCCCCGACCCTGTTCAACCGGGGTCCCTCCACCGCCTCGCCGATGGACGTGGCCACCTACATCTTCCTCGACTGGACGGACACAACCGATGTGGTGTGGCACTGGGACGGCACCCAGTACCTGCGTTCGGTGGAGGGGGTGCCCCATCAGTTGATCGCCCAGGACGGCACCACCACCCAGATCGCGGCCGACGTGTTGGTGGTGCTGATGGCCGAGCGCTACACGGCCTGCCCTTCGGGTGACGGTTCGTGCGTTCCGGCCTGGCACACCACCGGGGAGAACCGGGCCGTCGTGTTCGCCGAGGGCCTGGCGCAGGAAGGGAGGTGGAGCCGCGCCGACAACGGCGACTGGTTCACTCTCACCGGGTCCGGCGGCGAGCCGGTGACCATGCCGGCGGGCCTGACGTGGATCATGATCTACCCGGAGACCGCCGAGTTGGTCTGGTAG
- a CDS encoding 2-oxoacid:acceptor oxidoreductase subunit alpha — translation MVIRFAGDSGDGMQLAGNRFTDAAAIFGNDLATLPTFPAEIRAPAGTLPGVSSFQLQIADWDILTPGDRPGVLVAMNPAALKVHLQDLRDDGILIVNEEAFDERNLHKAGFEANPLDDGTLAGFDVHRVPMETLTKEAVKGSGVSGRAVLRSKNFLALGLLLWMFGRETDVTAEWVKKKFGRIEPVMNANLAALKAGYNYGITTESFARQIEVRPADLPPGTYTNVNGNAALSWGLVAASVLSGLPLFYASYPITPASEILHELVRHRNFGVKTFQAEDEIAAAGAALGAAFAGSLAVTGTSGPGLSLKGETISLAMITEMPMIIVDVQRGGPSTGLPTKPEQSDLFLAVWGRHGESPLPVVAASSPSDAFEVAIEAARIAIKYMTPVILLSDGYIATGSEPWRLPDIASLPILEVPFATGPNAGDKFLPYLRDLQTMARRWAIPGMPGLEHRIGGLEKEEVTGNVSYDPANHQLMTDIRAWKVANVANDIPEVEVDDPDGADLLVLSWGSTYSAVKAGVGNARRKGAKVAYARIRYLSPFPPNMTTVLSSYEHVLIPEMNNGQLSRMVKAEFARPVISYSKVEGVPFQFGEISAKIMEIAGR, via the coding sequence ATGGTCATCCGCTTCGCGGGCGACTCGGGCGACGGCATGCAGCTGGCGGGCAACCGGTTCACCGACGCCGCGGCCATTTTCGGGAACGACCTGGCCACCCTGCCCACCTTCCCGGCCGAGATCCGCGCTCCCGCCGGCACCCTCCCCGGCGTCTCGTCCTTCCAGCTCCAGATAGCCGACTGGGACATCCTTACCCCCGGTGACCGGCCCGGCGTGCTGGTGGCCATGAACCCGGCCGCCCTCAAGGTCCATCTCCAAGACCTGCGCGACGACGGGATCCTGATCGTCAACGAGGAAGCCTTCGACGAGCGCAACCTGCACAAGGCCGGATTCGAGGCCAACCCCCTGGACGACGGCACGCTCGCCGGTTTCGACGTCCACCGGGTGCCGATGGAGACCCTCACCAAGGAAGCCGTCAAGGGCTCGGGGGTGAGCGGCCGGGCGGTGCTCCGCTCCAAGAACTTCCTCGCCCTGGGGCTGCTCCTTTGGATGTTCGGACGCGAGACCGACGTGACCGCCGAGTGGGTGAAGAAGAAGTTCGGCCGCATCGAGCCGGTGATGAACGCCAACCTGGCCGCTCTCAAGGCGGGCTACAACTACGGGATAACCACCGAGAGCTTCGCGCGCCAGATCGAGGTGCGTCCGGCCGACCTGCCGCCCGGCACCTACACCAACGTGAACGGCAACGCCGCCCTGTCGTGGGGGCTGGTGGCCGCCTCGGTGTTGTCGGGCCTGCCGCTGTTCTACGCCTCCTACCCGATCACCCCGGCATCGGAGATCCTTCACGAGTTGGTGCGCCACCGGAACTTCGGGGTGAAGACCTTCCAGGCCGAGGACGAGATCGCCGCGGCGGGCGCCGCCCTCGGCGCGGCCTTCGCCGGGTCGCTGGCCGTCACCGGCACGAGCGGGCCCGGTCTGTCCCTCAAGGGCGAGACGATCAGCCTGGCGATGATCACCGAGATGCCGATGATCATCGTCGACGTGCAGCGGGGAGGCCCGTCGACCGGCCTCCCGACCAAGCCGGAGCAGTCCGACCTGTTCCTGGCGGTGTGGGGCCGCCACGGCGAGTCTCCGCTGCCCGTGGTGGCGGCGTCCTCCCCATCTGACGCCTTCGAGGTGGCGATCGAGGCCGCCCGGATCGCCATCAAGTACATGACGCCGGTCATCCTGCTCTCCGACGGCTACATCGCCACCGGTTCCGAGCCTTGGAGGCTGCCCGACATCGCATCCCTGCCGATCCTCGAGGTTCCGTTCGCGACCGGGCCGAACGCCGGCGACAAGTTCCTGCCCTACCTGCGCGACCTCCAGACCATGGCCCGCCGGTGGGCGATCCCCGGGATGCCCGGCCTCGAGCACCGCATCGGCGGCCTCGAGAAGGAGGAGGTGACGGGGAACGTCTCCTACGACCCCGCCAACCACCAACTCATGACCGACATCAGGGCCTGGAAGGTGGCGAACGTCGCCAACGACATCCCGGAGGTGGAGGTCGACGACCCCGACGGGGCGGACCTGCTGGTGCTGAGCTGGGGGTCGACGTACTCGGCGGTGAAGGCCGGGGTGGGCAACGCCCGGCGCAAGGGCGCCAAGGTCGCCTACGCACGGATCCGGTACCTGAGTCCCTTCCCCCCCAACATGACCACCGTGCTGAGCAGCTACGAGCACGTGCTGATACCCGAGATGAACAACGGCCAGCTGTCCCGGATGGTGAAGGCCGAGTTCGCCCGGCCGGTCATCTCCTACAGCAAGGTGGAGGGGGTGCCGTTCCAGTTCGGCGAGATAAGCGCCAAGATCATGGAGATAGCAGGCCGATGA
- a CDS encoding amidase — protein sequence MPGTGASIAEAVRSGTRSARQVVERYLDVAERLNPELNAFVEIDRAGALERADAVDAGLRAGSPAGPLCGVPIALKDLVDHAGHVTTAGSAFYRHRATASATVVRRLEAADAIIIGRTGLHEFAFGFSSENPWFGPVRNPWDRDLSPGGSSGGSAAAVAAGMSAGAIGTDTGGSVRVPAALCGVVGLKVTHGAVPLTGVLPVAGSLDTVGPITATVGDARLLYDAMKGFDPEDPRSTRAPDSPDRAPRLENLRVGVPTGWLSAAPTSAAMHRSFDRFSDRLRSVGAHVELVEAPGLVPDPTYMAVVAGEVAAVHRKWLNDPDKPYGPDLEVRLGAAMDVTIDQYTEAMSRRAALQQAAREAFRHHDLLLTPAVGHSRKTIGNDTMTIDGEAHFYRDVLNGYSSLVNLTGCPAIALPTTDQGAPPPSVQFLAPWWGENVLLGVGEALEQAGLIRTGLALPSSG from the coding sequence ATGCCCGGGACCGGCGCCAGCATCGCCGAGGCCGTCCGGAGCGGCACCCGGTCCGCCCGCCAGGTGGTGGAGCGATACCTGGACGTGGCGGAGCGGCTCAACCCGGAGCTCAACGCGTTCGTGGAGATCGACCGGGCCGGGGCCTTGGAGCGGGCCGATGCGGTCGATGCCGGGCTCCGTGCGGGATCACCGGCCGGACCGCTGTGCGGGGTACCGATCGCCCTCAAGGACCTGGTCGACCACGCCGGGCACGTGACCACGGCCGGGTCGGCCTTCTACCGGCACAGGGCGACGGCATCCGCCACCGTGGTGCGGCGCCTGGAGGCGGCCGACGCCATCATCATCGGCCGGACCGGGCTACACGAGTTCGCGTTCGGGTTCTCGTCGGAGAACCCCTGGTTCGGGCCGGTTCGCAACCCGTGGGATCGCGACCTGTCGCCGGGAGGGTCTTCGGGCGGATCGGCGGCGGCCGTGGCGGCCGGCATGTCGGCGGGAGCGATCGGCACCGACACGGGAGGATCCGTGCGGGTGCCCGCCGCCCTCTGCGGGGTAGTGGGTCTGAAGGTCACCCACGGGGCCGTCCCCTTGACCGGCGTGCTCCCCGTGGCGGGTTCCCTCGATACGGTCGGACCGATAACCGCCACGGTGGGCGACGCCCGCCTGCTGTATGACGCGATGAAGGGGTTCGACCCGGAGGATCCCAGGTCGACGCGGGCGCCCGATTCCCCGGATCGGGCTCCACGCCTCGAGAACCTACGTGTCGGAGTGCCGACCGGCTGGCTGTCCGCGGCGCCCACCTCCGCCGCAATGCACCGCTCGTTCGATCGTTTCTCCGACCGGCTCCGCAGCGTGGGCGCCCATGTCGAGCTGGTGGAGGCCCCCGGCCTGGTGCCCGATCCGACATACATGGCGGTGGTGGCCGGCGAGGTGGCGGCTGTGCATCGGAAGTGGCTCAACGACCCCGACAAGCCGTACGGTCCCGACCTCGAGGTGCGCCTGGGGGCGGCGATGGACGTGACGATAGACCAATACACGGAGGCGATGAGCCGGAGAGCGGCCCTCCAGCAGGCTGCCCGCGAGGCCTTCCGCCACCATGACCTGCTGCTTACCCCGGCGGTCGGCCATTCCCGCAAGACCATCGGGAACGACACCATGACGATCGACGGTGAGGCCCACTTCTACCGGGACGTACTGAACGGTTACAGCTCGCTCGTGAACCTGACCGGATGCCCGGCCATCGCCCTGCCGACGACCGACCAGGGCGCGCCACCCCCGTCGGTCCAGTTCCTGGCGCCCTGGTGGGGAGAGAACGTGCTGCTGGGTGTGGGTGAGGCGCTGGAACAGGCCGGCCTGATCCGGACCGGCCTGGCCCTTCCGTCAAGCGGGTGA
- the sodN gene encoding superoxide dismutase, Ni, with translation MGILAPSRQAHAHCDLFCGVYDPAQARIEAESVLQAANKYHGSDDEVFRSRCIAVKEAQAELVKHHLSVLWTDFFKPHHLEQFPELHNLFWNAIKAAGDAKKSTDTAVAEDLVAQIEGIAEVFWQTAESANVGLYPPS, from the coding sequence ATGGGGATTCTCGCACCATCCAGGCAGGCCCACGCCCACTGCGACCTGTTCTGCGGCGTCTACGACCCGGCCCAGGCCAGGATCGAAGCCGAGTCGGTGCTCCAGGCCGCCAACAAGTACCACGGGAGCGATGACGAGGTGTTCCGCAGCCGTTGCATCGCGGTCAAGGAGGCGCAGGCCGAGCTGGTGAAGCACCACCTGTCGGTGCTGTGGACCGACTTCTTCAAGCCGCACCATCTGGAGCAGTTCCCGGAGCTGCACAATCTGTTCTGGAACGCCATCAAGGCGGCCGGCGACGCCAAGAAGTCGACCGATACGGCCGTGGCAGAGGATCTCGTGGCCCAGATCGAGGGCATCGCTGAGGTCTTCTGGCAGACCGCGGAGTCGGCCAACGTGGGGCTGTACCCGCCCTCCTGA
- a CDS encoding 2-oxoacid:ferredoxin oxidoreductase subunit beta → MSYTRVDFQTDQEVRWCPGCGDYTILAAVQNFFAGLDIKRENVVFVSGIGCAARFPYYMNTYGMHAIHGRAPAIASGVAVANPELSVWVVGGDGDLLSIGGNHLIHALRRNIDMTILLFNNQIYGLTKGQYSPTSEPGKTTKSSPAGSIDYPFNPVSLALGAEATFVARTLDMDRNHTTAMLKAAHAHRGSALIEIYQNCNVFNDKAFIQLTGKPDRYANRIDLVHGQPIVFGANKDKAVVWDGGRAAIADRASVNPSQIIVHDAHAEDASAAFALSRLAHGPYGPTPLGIFREVHRPVYDDALQDAVNRSTAARGSGDLGKLITSLGTWTAE, encoded by the coding sequence ATGAGCTACACACGGGTCGACTTCCAGACCGACCAGGAGGTCCGCTGGTGCCCGGGCTGCGGCGACTACACGATCCTCGCCGCGGTCCAGAACTTCTTCGCCGGGCTCGACATCAAGCGCGAGAACGTGGTGTTCGTGTCGGGCATCGGCTGCGCGGCCCGCTTCCCCTACTACATGAACACCTACGGCATGCACGCCATCCACGGCCGGGCACCCGCCATCGCCAGCGGCGTGGCCGTCGCCAACCCGGAGCTGTCGGTGTGGGTGGTCGGAGGGGACGGGGACCTGCTGTCGATCGGCGGCAACCACCTGATCCACGCCCTGCGCCGCAACATCGACATGACCATCCTGCTGTTCAACAACCAGATCTACGGGCTGACGAAGGGTCAGTACTCGCCCACGTCCGAACCCGGCAAGACCACCAAGTCCTCGCCGGCCGGCTCGATCGACTACCCGTTCAACCCGGTCAGCCTGGCGCTGGGCGCCGAAGCCACCTTCGTGGCCCGGACCCTGGACATGGACCGCAACCACACCACCGCCATGCTGAAGGCCGCCCACGCCCACCGCGGCTCGGCCCTCATCGAGATCTACCAGAACTGCAACGTCTTCAATGACAAGGCGTTCATCCAGCTGACCGGCAAGCCCGATCGCTACGCCAACCGGATCGACCTGGTCCACGGCCAGCCGATCGTGTTCGGCGCCAACAAGGATAAGGCCGTGGTCTGGGACGGCGGCCGGGCGGCGATCGCCGACCGCGCCTCGGTCAACCCGTCACAGATCATCGTCCACGACGCGCATGCCGAGGACGCATCGGCGGCATTCGCCCTTTCCCGCCTGGCCCACGGACCCTACGGCCCGACCCCCCTGGGCATCTTCCGCGAAGTCCACCGCCCGGTCTACGACGACGCCCTCCAGGATGCCGTCAATCGC
- the lepB gene encoding signal peptidase I, with protein MSPWRRRARRSIIALTGLASTVLSRVLMSRYRRFRVADHSMMPAIEPGDHLMTDRAWERTGLARGDVMIFRAGGRYMIKRVVGMPGETVGIEGGVLMIGGRPAVDPWWHAATRPEGEWVVPSDSWFVLGDNRADSSADSRTLGPIRRPSVHSRVVARYWPWRRAGRV; from the coding sequence TTGAGTCCCTGGAGGCGCCGTGCCCGCCGGAGCATCATTGCCCTGACCGGACTTGCCTCGACCGTGCTCTCGAGGGTGCTGATGTCCCGCTACCGCCGCTTCCGGGTGGCGGACCATTCCATGATGCCCGCGATCGAGCCGGGGGACCATCTGATGACGGATCGGGCGTGGGAACGGACGGGGCTCGCCCGGGGGGACGTCATGATCTTCCGGGCTGGTGGACGCTACATGATCAAGCGGGTGGTCGGCATGCCCGGCGAGACGGTCGGCATCGAGGGTGGTGTGCTGATGATCGGGGGCCGGCCGGCCGTGGATCCGTGGTGGCACGCCGCCACCCGTCCCGAAGGTGAGTGGGTCGTGCCATCCGACTCCTGGTTCGTCCTGGGCGACAACCGGGCCGACTCTTCGGCCGACAGCCGGACGCTCGGACCGATCCGGCGCCCGAGCGTCCACTCGAGAGTGGTGGCCCGGTACTGGCCCTGGCGCCGAGCCGGGCGCGTCTAG
- a CDS encoding ATP-binding protein: MIPRRLHSRLHELLSEYPAVALIGPRQVGKTTLAWQIADALDSVYLDLESPSDLAKLSGPELYLADHQHRLVILDEVHRTPGLFQVLRGLIDRGRRGGRGAGRFLLLGSASMELLRQSGESLAGRIAYLELGPLDVTEVGSGDWAPLWVRGGFPDSFLAADDRRSFLWRQNFIRTYLERDIPQFGPRIPAETLRRFWMMLAHAQGGLLNAAALARGLGVDGKTVSRYLDLMSDLLLVRRLPPWRKNTGKRLVKSPKVYVRDSGIVHALLGLTFKEDLLGHPVVGASWEGFAIETLVSRLPEGSEASYYRSSGGAEIDLIVTLPGRRPWAIEVKRSLNPRPRRGFHSGCSDVRPDAKFVVYPGAERYRITPDTEAVPLLDLAREVSQP; the protein is encoded by the coding sequence ATGATTCCGCGCCGTCTGCATTCACGGCTGCACGAACTCCTCTCGGAGTATCCCGCCGTTGCTCTGATCGGACCCCGGCAGGTGGGGAAGACCACGCTGGCCTGGCAGATCGCCGACGCGCTGGACTCGGTCTACCTCGACCTGGAATCGCCATCTGACCTCGCGAAGCTTTCGGGCCCCGAGCTGTACCTGGCCGACCATCAGCACAGGTTGGTGATCCTCGATGAGGTGCATAGGACACCGGGCCTCTTCCAAGTCCTTCGCGGCCTCATAGATCGGGGAAGGCGCGGAGGACGAGGAGCGGGGCGGTTTCTTCTGCTGGGGTCGGCGTCAATGGAGCTACTACGGCAGTCGGGCGAGAGCCTGGCCGGGCGCATCGCCTACCTTGAACTCGGTCCGCTGGACGTGACGGAGGTGGGGTCAGGCGACTGGGCGCCCCTTTGGGTGCGAGGCGGGTTCCCCGACAGCTTCCTGGCGGCCGATGACCGCCGGAGCTTCCTGTGGAGACAGAACTTCATCCGGACGTATCTCGAGCGCGACATTCCCCAGTTCGGCCCGCGTATTCCTGCCGAGACGCTCAGACGTTTCTGGATGATGTTGGCCCACGCCCAAGGGGGACTGCTCAACGCTGCGGCCCTCGCCCGCGGCCTCGGAGTGGACGGCAAGACTGTCTCCCGCTACTTGGACCTCATGTCCGACCTGCTGCTGGTACGGCGCCTGCCGCCTTGGCGCAAGAACACGGGGAAGCGTCTTGTCAAGTCCCCGAAGGTCTATGTGCGCGACAGCGGGATCGTGCATGCCCTGCTGGGTCTGACCTTCAAGGAGGACCTTCTCGGCCATCCCGTGGTCGGGGCAAGCTGGGAGGGGTTTGCCATCGAAACTCTCGTGTCACGGCTACCGGAAGGAAGTGAGGCGAGCTACTACCGCTCGTCGGGGGGAGCGGAGATCGATCTGATCGTGACATTGCCCGGGCGTCGTCCGTGGGCGATCGAGGTCAAACGGAGCCTCAACCCCCGGCCTCGCAGGGGCTTCCATAGCGGTTGCAGCGACGTGCGTCCGGATGCCAAATTCGTCGTCTATCCCGGAGCGGAGCGCTACAGGATCACTCCGGACACCGAGGCCGTCCCGCTGCTCGATCTTGCGCGAGAGGTGAGCCAACCGTGA